GGAAGTTATGGCGGCACGGGCTGCAGCAATGGCTACTTCCGTTGCCTGTCTAAGTGCTGGCGTAAAATGTACTCGCTGGCGCCGCCGGTGACCATGATAGAAGATTTCCCCGTAGGCAATGGCTTGACCGGTTCGTTCTTCCAAACATAAGGCTGCCGCGCACAGTTGGAAATGGTCATTCAGATAGCGAGCCATCTTGCCCTTTTTGTATTCCACTGGCACGAGCTGACCCTCCCGAATTTCCACGCGGTCAATGATTCCAGCTACCTGCAAGCGGTCACTCCATACCCATTGCTGCTGGTAAACCGTTTGCTGCTCGATTTGCTGCGCTCCCGCCTCCTGCACATGGCGGTGCAAATGTTGGCCTAGCAACGTGTGTTCATTGTCGGCCCATTCACCGCATACATATTCCAGATAAAAACGCCGGGGGCAATACTCCCACGCATTTAGGTAGGCCAAGGGCAAATAACAGTCGTCCATTGTCAACTCTCCAAAATTACCTGGCCCATGCCTAACGCCG
This DNA window, taken from Chloracidobacterium sp., encodes the following:
- the cas4 gene encoding CRISPR-associated protein Cas4, which encodes MDDCYLPLAYLNAWEYCPRRFYLEYVCGEWADNEHTLLGQHLHRHVQEAGAQQIEQQTVYQQQWVWSDRLQVAGIIDRVEIREGQLVPVEYKKGKMARYLNDHFQLCAAALCLEERTGQAIAYGEIFYHGHRRRQRVHFTPALRQATEVAIAAARAAITS